Part of the Falco cherrug isolate bFalChe1 chromosome 1, bFalChe1.pri, whole genome shotgun sequence genome, TGCCTTTGGAAGTAATGGTTCAGGGTTTATTCTGTCGGAATGAAGTTGCTCTGCTTTTGCTAGTGGAATAATGGCTGGGAATACAGGGAGTAATTACCGATGTTGTCCGTGTCAGGCACGCTGTCTGGTTTGTAATCTTTCTTGATGTAAAACTTTCACAGAGAAAAGTAGGCAAAATCGGTAGTGTTGGCAGCCGCTGAGGCCTGTTGGTGCTTGTAGTGAATATTCTGAgaataaactggaaaaattcCTCACTCCGACTTTTTGTTCCAGCTCTTTGCTTCAAGTTCAGTGATGATTTTTGGAATCGTGTATCGATCATGTTGGGAGTGTCGCGTGTAAGCTGCTGCCCAGCCGCTTGCCGGCGTCGCCTTTAAATGAATGGAGGCGCTTCGGGAGGGCGGTGTGAGTGCCTGCCTTGCAGAGCTGCGCCGGCCGTTCCTCGGCCCAGTTAATTGAGTTCCGGGTTTCCGCGCGCACTAATTAACGGCGGGGAgggccgggggggcagggggagggccgggggggcgggcggcgctaCCGCCgggccgccagggggcgctgcGGGGGCGCGCTGCGGGGCGGTGCTGACGCCGGAGCGCGCCGGCCGCCGCCATGGAGCCCGGTGGGTGCGGGAgctgggggagcggggcggcgggagcgggccggggggggcggccggggccgggccgcggtaACGCTGTCTTCGCGCAGGGCCGTGGGGCGTGTGCGAGGAGACGGCCATCCTGCACGGCGGGTTCCTGCTGGCCGCCCGACTCACCCAGCCGCGGCCGCTGCGGGAGCTGCGCAAAGCGGACTGGCTGCGCGTGGGGACCCCCATCATCGACGCCCTGGGGGAGATCGGAGCGCGCTGCCCTTCCgcgctgcagcacagcctctggAAGAAGGAGGCTGTGGCCATCGTCTGGGCTAAAGTCCTGCTGccagacccccccgccccctcacTGGACCAGGGATGGAAGGAGGATGGCTTCTTCTCCGTGGGCAGGATGATCCCCGAAGTTAACCACACTGTCCTCTTCGAGCTGGTCAAGGCCCTCGGCGTGCCCCAGCTCTTcgtgcagctgctgctggcactgccccAGGATGTGTGCCGGCACCAGCTGGAGCACTTGGTGGAGTACGTCTCCAGTGAGACGTCCCCATCAGACATCAGGTTCTTCTTGGATGTATGGTGGGAGGTGGTGAAGCACAAAGAGGGACAGGAAGACGCAACAGTCTCTGCGTTCAGCGCTCTCATATATCAGCATGGGTGTGAGTCCTCTCTGGACGATGGTCTCCAGCCCCCAAAGAGGTTCAAGGGTGACCCTGGCTCTCTGAATAGctcccctgctgccaccagcctgctCATGGTCCTGATAGAGGGGTTAAAGCAGACCTACAGGAGCATTGCCCTGCCCCGCCTGAAGTGCTATGCTTTGGCCaacctggcagagctgctgtctgTGTTCCCTGAGGTAGAGGCAGAGGGAAACCCCCTGCCTGTTGCAGAGTACCTGGACAAGATCAGCTCTGTCATCAGCCTCTGGGCCAGTGACACTGAAAGCAAGTACCACCACAGTGGGCTGGATGAGAAGgtgaaggaagcagagagaacCATGAGCCTCTTGTCCTTGGCTAAGCTCTCTTGTGAGGAGCTCTTTGTTGGCTTGGACTTCCTCTCCAGCTTGTTGCATGcctggggagaggagctgcaAGGTACCTTGAACAGCTCTGAGGAGCCCTGCTATGAGAGCTATCGGCTCCTGGATGCTCTTACCAATCTTGGGAAGAACCTAGTTTGCTTCTCAGAAGCTAGAGACCTGAGTGAGGATGAAGCAGGTGTAGTGTTAGAGCTGACACAGGTCACCAAGGACTTTCTTGAGAAGATCAGTGCCAGCCTGAAGAGCAAGGATTTGGATACCAACCTTGTGTCTTCAGTTGCCATGACAATCATTGAGCAGAAGCTAGACCGGCATGTGGAGGTGTGCTCCATTTTTGTATCTGAAAAGACCTGGGCCTTTTCGAAGGACTGGGTTGACTGCCTTGTGAAAAACAGAGCGCTCTTCCAGAAACCAGAGCTAGTTTTGAAATTGCTGGAGACACTGGTGAACTTTGCTGTGTTCCGCCAAGATAAGGAGGCCCGAGAGCTGCAGATGCAAGTGACCAAAGCCATCATGGAGTGTTACACTGAGCTTTCGTTAAGTGACAAAAACAAAGTGGTCTCAGGCGTCCTGGAATCCTGGGGTGGACCAGGCCTGTCTCTGAACTTGCAGGTTGTCATGGAGGGGTTCCAGGAGGACCTGAATGTGACTTTCAACCAGATCACAAAGAGTGTGTCTGATGAAGGCCTGACCAGGGCCGTGGCTTCTGTGGCCAGGCTCACGCTGCTGTACCCTGAGGCCACAGTGAAGCAGCTTTGTAATCTTGCTGTAGTCAACCTAGGAGCACACCAGTTCCTTGCACAAatcctctgctccttcccagcgCTGAGCTTTCTGGAGACCCACAATGATCCAGGCAGGCCACACAGCCTGGTGGTGAGGTGTCTGGAGGAGGCAGTATGGGGGAGGCTTTCCACTGCAAGGGAAGAGGAGCAGTTCATTGCCTTCCTGACCTTTCTCATGCAGCCAAGTTCAGCCGTCCCACTTGTGTCACCTGCAGAGGTGATCAAAGCCTTTGTCCTTCCCTATTTGAAGTCAGATTCTGCTCAAATTGAGCTGAGCCTGCAGATCCTCAGTAAGGTTTTGGGGATCCAGTCCTGTTCAGAAGAGCACTGGATCAAGTCCTGTCACCCATTCCCGCTTCTCCTCAGCCTCTGCAAGCTTCTAGATGGTTACACAAAGTACTGGCATCAGCCTAGGGACCAGCTCTTCCCTTCACTGGAGACTAAAGACCTGATACTGAACATCCTCAGCCAGCTCTGTGAGGTGGTAAGACCAGAAACTGCCCCCTCCCCTGAGCTGTGGGTCCAGTCACTGGCTTGGCTTCACAGGAAGATGGCATCGCTAGATTGGACTGTTGGTCTCCGGCTGAAGAAGCTTTATGGAGACCACTTCAAGAATGAGGTCCCATCGACGCTGTTTGAGATTTGCACGCTTCCTGAGGATGACTGGACATCCCAGCCTTTGCCAGCCTATGGACCAGGCAGTGGACTCCTGGCATGGATGGAGTGCTGCTGTGTGTCCACAGCGCTCAGGGACACAATGCTGACACTCCTCACGGTCAATGTGGACAACCCTGAAGAAGTGAATCTCTTCAGCAAAGGGTTCTTGGTGGCTCTCATACAGGTCCTCCCTTGGTGCAGCCACAGCGAATGGAAGAGGCTCACGCACGTCGTTGAAAACCTTCTGCAGAGACAGGTCCTGCATGTGCCGTACACACTGGAGTACGTGCAATACATGCCCTTGCTCAACCTCCGGCCATTTGCCTGCTACCTCCAGTTCTCCGTGCTCTTTCTGCGgggcttccagctcctctgcagctccagTTGTTCcacctggctgccagcagaggCTTGGCTCCATGTAGTCCGGCTGTACTGCAGCAGCCTGACGGACCTGCTGGGCTCTGTCAAGAATGCCACAGGGCCCCCCTTGCCCCCTGCTGAGGACAGGACCTCCACGCAGGAGGTGTCCTTCATTTGCATCCAGATGTTCTGCCACCTGCTGCACGTTGCTGCCATGCTGCCCGACAAGGGGTGCAGCGAGCCGCTGGTGGTGGTGGCGTTGGAGATCCTCTCGCAGTATGAGACGTTCAGCAGCGCCGATACATCCCCCAGCAATGCACTGCGGAAAGCCAATGAGAGGCACTTCCTGGAGTCCATCACGGACAATGTTGGTGACAAGGCACTGCGTGGCACTCTCCTGCAGAAGCTCAGCAAACTGGGAGCCCACTCAGCCGGGGAACTGGCTTGAGAAGCTGGAGAGGGCAACAGAGGAGAGCAGTGACCCTGCCTCAAGGGGACCCTTTACATGGAAAGTTGTAAGATCCATAATAAACCCTgtctatttttctctcttgaacTTATTTTGCCCCTGCTGTGTTATCTTCCAACCTGCCTAAGCAGTGAAGGGGCCGTGTAAGGAGGGGTAGGAACAACTGCTCTGAATTTCCCAGCAGGAATAGCTGTGCACGCTCTGTGGCTCCAGCCTTGCCTGCTGGGGCTCTGGATTCATACAGAGAGCTGGCAGCCTCTGGCAGCAGGGAAATTGtttccctccagctcccctgccccgAGCCCTCTCCTAGTCCTGGGTGGATTGCTGGGTTTGCTGCatgctgccaggggctgggaagCACGTTGGGTGAGTTCAGGATGGAAATAAGTGTGTGTTGCTCCTGCCCGGAGGTGGGGGTGCAGTGGTAACCCCACATCTTAACACTCCCCATCCAGAAATGAACAGCACGTGGGGGAGCCATGCAGTGGTGTGACTCAGAAAGGAAATCTTTATTGGTCTCCTGACAGTAAATAGGGCAGTGTTAGTGCAAACGGAGATGCCtcattggcttttttttttttttttggtccttaCATAAGGCACATTATTTGCAATGAAAACAGCAAGATATATAAACATCTGTAACAGGTTGCAAGCGGTTTATAACATCAGCTGGTCTCGATCGTTAATG contains:
- the GEMIN4 gene encoding gem-associated protein 4 isoform X2, translating into MEPGPWGVCEETAILHGGFLLAARLTQPRPLRELRKADWLRVGTPIIDALGEIGARCPSALQHSLWKKEAVAIVWAKVLLPDPPAPSLDQGWKEDGFFSVGRMIPEVNHTVLFELVKALGVPQLFVQLLLALPQDVCRHQLEHLVEYVSSETSPSDIRFFLDVWWEVVKHKEGQEDATVSAFSALIYQHGCESSLDDGLQPPKRFKGDPGSLNSSPAATSLLMVLIEGLKQTYRSIALPRLKCYALANLAELLSVFPEVEAEGNPLPVAEYLDKISSVISLWASDTESKYHHSGLDEKVKEAERTMSLLSLAKLSCEELFVGLDFLSSLLHAWGEELQGTLNSSEEPCYESYRLLDALTNLGKNLVCFSEARDLSEDEAGVVLELTQVTKDFLEKISASLKSKDLDTNLVSSVAMTIIEQKLDRHVEVCSIFVSEKTWAFSKDWVDCLVKNRALFQKPELVLKLLETLVNFAVFRQDKEARELQMQVTKAIMECYTELSLSDKNKVVSGVLESWGGPGLSLNLQVVMEGFQEDLNVTFNQITKSVSDEGLTRAVASVARLTLLYPEATVKQLCNLAVVNLGAHQFLAQILCSFPALSFLETHNDPGRPHSLVVRCLEEAVWGRLSTAREEEQFIAFLTFLMQPSSAVPLVSPAEVIKAFVLPYLKSDSAQIELSLQILSKVLGIQSCSEEHWIKSCHPFPLLLSLCKLLDGYTKYWHQPRDQLFPSLETKDLILNILSQLCEVVRPETAPSPELWVQSLAWLHRKMASLDWTVGLRLKKLYGDHFKNEVPSTLFEICTLPEDDWTSQPLPAYGPGSGLLAWMECCCVSTALRDTMLTLLTVNVDNPEEVNLFSKGFLVALIQVLPWCSHSEWKRLTHVVENLLQRQVLHVPYTLEYVQYMPLLNLRPFACYLQFSVLFLRGFQLLCSSSCSTWLPAEAWLHVVRLYCSSLTDLLGSVKNATGPPLPPAEDRTSTQEVSFICIQMFCHLLHVAAMLPDKGCSEPLVVVALEILSQYETFSSADTSPSNALRKANERHFLESITDNVGDKALRGTLLQKLSKLGAHSAGELA
- the GEMIN4 gene encoding gem-associated protein 4 isoform X1, with amino-acid sequence MNGGASGGRWPWGVCEETAILHGGFLLAARLTQPRPLRELRKADWLRVGTPIIDALGEIGARCPSALQHSLWKKEAVAIVWAKVLLPDPPAPSLDQGWKEDGFFSVGRMIPEVNHTVLFELVKALGVPQLFVQLLLALPQDVCRHQLEHLVEYVSSETSPSDIRFFLDVWWEVVKHKEGQEDATVSAFSALIYQHGCESSLDDGLQPPKRFKGDPGSLNSSPAATSLLMVLIEGLKQTYRSIALPRLKCYALANLAELLSVFPEVEAEGNPLPVAEYLDKISSVISLWASDTESKYHHSGLDEKVKEAERTMSLLSLAKLSCEELFVGLDFLSSLLHAWGEELQGTLNSSEEPCYESYRLLDALTNLGKNLVCFSEARDLSEDEAGVVLELTQVTKDFLEKISASLKSKDLDTNLVSSVAMTIIEQKLDRHVEVCSIFVSEKTWAFSKDWVDCLVKNRALFQKPELVLKLLETLVNFAVFRQDKEARELQMQVTKAIMECYTELSLSDKNKVVSGVLESWGGPGLSLNLQVVMEGFQEDLNVTFNQITKSVSDEGLTRAVASVARLTLLYPEATVKQLCNLAVVNLGAHQFLAQILCSFPALSFLETHNDPGRPHSLVVRCLEEAVWGRLSTAREEEQFIAFLTFLMQPSSAVPLVSPAEVIKAFVLPYLKSDSAQIELSLQILSKVLGIQSCSEEHWIKSCHPFPLLLSLCKLLDGYTKYWHQPRDQLFPSLETKDLILNILSQLCEVVRPETAPSPELWVQSLAWLHRKMASLDWTVGLRLKKLYGDHFKNEVPSTLFEICTLPEDDWTSQPLPAYGPGSGLLAWMECCCVSTALRDTMLTLLTVNVDNPEEVNLFSKGFLVALIQVLPWCSHSEWKRLTHVVENLLQRQVLHVPYTLEYVQYMPLLNLRPFACYLQFSVLFLRGFQLLCSSSCSTWLPAEAWLHVVRLYCSSLTDLLGSVKNATGPPLPPAEDRTSTQEVSFICIQMFCHLLHVAAMLPDKGCSEPLVVVALEILSQYETFSSADTSPSNALRKANERHFLESITDNVGDKALRGTLLQKLSKLGAHSAGELA